One genomic region from Saprospiraceae bacterium encodes:
- a CDS encoding site-specific integrase: protein MGTINAAIRTRGISGDEYPIVIRVIHNRASAEVKVENFRIQENQWDETNQRVHPNRHRRAAVINSSIKTAMRSIEDAHDALVMAGRPFKVRDILELANPKNETPIETFTHYFETYIQTNPDELRYGTIKGYKSTLLKWKAVCPEVKIADITGEHLIEIRKYLLQSGKHTNTIYSQMKTIRKMIRRAMKQGLLDKNPFEHISLKQIKGNRAYLTKDELHTVIQYTSDNKISLLARDVFVFSCHTGLRFSDICRLSKDNLEPAGSTRRMTIRMGKTSEIISFNLSKLANSIVDQYLSEGEDFVFPMLRGKKGNRIIENIIGSHNAMLNAYLKEIIRECGITKNISMHCGRHSFAVNSLTMGADIYVLSKFLGHNSLSTTELYAKAVDKRKDELTSLWN, encoded by the coding sequence ATGGGAACAATAAATGCAGCAATCAGAACACGAGGGATATCCGGGGACGAGTATCCTATAGTAATCAGAGTTATTCATAATCGAGCTTCAGCAGAAGTAAAAGTTGAAAACTTTCGCATCCAGGAAAATCAATGGGATGAAACTAACCAAAGAGTACATCCAAATCGTCACCGTAGGGCTGCTGTGATCAATAGTTCAATCAAAACTGCCATGAGATCAATTGAAGATGCTCATGACGCTCTGGTGATGGCTGGGAGACCTTTTAAAGTACGTGATATCCTGGAATTAGCTAATCCAAAAAACGAAACGCCAATTGAAACCTTTACTCATTATTTTGAAACTTATATCCAGACCAATCCGGATGAATTAAGATATGGTACAATAAAAGGGTATAAGTCAACTCTACTCAAATGGAAAGCTGTCTGTCCTGAAGTCAAAATTGCCGATATCACAGGGGAACACCTGATTGAAATTAGGAAATATCTTTTGCAATCCGGAAAACATACCAATACGATCTATTCTCAGATGAAAACGATTCGTAAAATGATCCGCAGAGCTATGAAACAGGGTCTATTAGATAAAAATCCATTTGAGCATATTTCTTTGAAGCAAATCAAAGGAAATCGGGCTTATCTGACCAAAGACGAGCTTCATACTGTAATCCAATACACTTCGGACAATAAAATTTCTTTACTGGCCAGGGATGTTTTTGTTTTCTCTTGTCATACAGGACTACGTTTTAGTGACATCTGCCGTTTATCGAAGGATAATCTGGAACCAGCAGGTAGTACCAGGCGGATGACGATACGGATGGGGAAAACATCAGAGATCATATCCTTCAACCTGAGCAAACTGGCAAATTCCATTGTAGACCAATACCTTTCTGAAGGAGAAGATTTTGTATTCCCAATGCTCCGAGGTAAAAAGGGTAACCGGATAATCGAAAATATCATCGGATCTCATAATGCCATGTTGAATGCCTACCTAAAGGAGATAATCAGGGAGTGCGGAATAACAAAAAATATTTCAATGCATTGTGGCAGACACAGTTTTGCAGTAAATTCGTTGACCATGGGTGCTGACATATATGTATTATCAAAATTTCTTGGGCATAACTCATTGTCTACCACAGAGTTGTACGCCAAAGCCGTGGATAAACGTAAAGATGAATTAACTAGTTTATGGAATTAA
- a CDS encoding helix-turn-helix domain-containing protein, with protein MNNIKNSETYTSWLTEHQACIYLGISRTTLYRLRLKEAISYSQYGRLIRYRKEDLDAFLMHNYVQTIHPP; from the coding sequence ATGAATAACATAAAAAATTCAGAAACGTATACATCTTGGTTGACAGAGCATCAAGCATGTATCTATCTTGGGATATCCAGGACAACCCTCTATAGGCTTAGACTCAAAGAGGCCATATCCTACTCCCAATATGGAAGACTGATCCGCTATCGAAAAGAAGACCTCGATGCCTTCCTCATGCACAACTATGTGCAAACTATTCATCCTCCCTAA
- a CDS encoding tetratricopeptide repeat protein, with the protein MKNFIILIACAFCIGSCQQTPRDFTQTYPLIDRKETLKNGKEWENMHNLYTRLAESIRKKPAVAKPYLEMAELFMVEARVTGEHGHYYPMALKLIETAQSINPEDPDLKFRALSDKASVLLSLHQFQNAKTTADEAIKSNPYNAQIYGALVDANVELGNYPEAVANADKMVSIRPDLRSYSRVSYLREIYGDLNGAIDAMKQAVEAGYPGYEETCWTRLQLGNLYKKQGRNDLAENEFQQILSERPNYAFALSALAEMHMDKNELATADKLLSQAIAIMPEVHFYILKAEVQQKSGQVKEAMTIAREVLDMLKDDEKAGHRMDLTYAQVYQHLLQDPQTSLQYAMKEYEIRPDNVEVNKYLVDLYTQMGILKMRSCTKPK; encoded by the coding sequence ATGAAAAATTTTATCATTTTAATAGCATGTGCTTTCTGTATCGGCTCTTGCCAACAAACCCCCAGGGACTTTACCCAAACCTATCCATTAATCGATCGAAAAGAAACCTTAAAAAATGGGAAGGAATGGGAAAACATGCACAATTTGTATACCCGCCTCGCGGAATCTATTCGAAAAAAACCTGCAGTAGCCAAACCCTATTTGGAGATGGCCGAGCTTTTTATGGTGGAAGCCAGAGTCACGGGCGAACATGGACATTATTATCCCATGGCACTAAAACTCATTGAAACGGCTCAGTCAATCAATCCCGAAGACCCAGATCTCAAGTTTCGAGCCCTGTCTGACAAGGCATCGGTGTTGCTGTCCTTACACCAATTTCAAAATGCAAAAACTACTGCCGACGAAGCAATAAAATCCAACCCTTACAATGCACAGATCTATGGAGCTTTGGTAGACGCCAATGTGGAGCTTGGCAATTATCCGGAAGCTGTGGCCAACGCGGATAAAATGGTCTCTATACGACCGGACCTCAGATCCTATTCCAGAGTGAGCTATCTGCGGGAAATCTACGGTGATCTTAACGGTGCGATTGATGCGATGAAGCAAGCAGTTGAAGCAGGATACCCGGGATATGAAGAAACCTGCTGGACCAGGTTACAACTCGGTAATCTGTATAAAAAACAAGGCAGAAATGATCTGGCTGAAAATGAATTTCAACAAATCCTGAGTGAAAGACCCAATTATGCATTTGCCTTGTCAGCACTAGCAGAAATGCATATGGACAAAAATGAATTGGCTACAGCAGATAAACTACTAAGCCAGGCCATTGCCATTATGCCGGAAGTACATTTCTATATTTTGAAGGCCGAAGTACAACAAAAATCGGGACAAGTCAAGGAAGCCATGACTATAGCCCGGGAAGTTCTCGATATGCTAAAAGACGATGAAAAAGCAGGTCATAGAATGGATCTCACCTACGCTCAAGTCTATCAACACCTGCTGCAGGATCCGCAGACCTCCCTGCAATATGCGATGAAAGAATATGAGATCAGACCGGACAATGTAGAGGTAAACAAATATTTGGTGGATTTATATACACAAATGGGGATACTCAAAATGCGATCTTGCACAAAGCCAAAATGA
- a CDS encoding DUF4331 domain-containing protein, whose product MDQNINLKPRLDILRTFLLCFLSVLCAQSYASSHREAPLIANDPLADNTDLYAFRSPDDPNTITIIANYIPAELPFGGPNYYTFGENIRYEIHIDNDASKPGDEIIYRFEFKRVNEDPSTFFNIRLGKQNIKATYTMSRSTDGGKTFIAVIMDGPVPPNNIGPRSITTGVGLNTTYDALISASIVNSSTGEKVFCGPVDDPFYVDLGGIFDLGNSPRQDKNNRDGIAKFNVHTIAIQIPIAMLLKTGASATPNGILDPNYVIGVWASASRKSIRTLGFKGATSTYDGEWVQVSRLGMPLTNEAVIAIKDKDLWNSMTPYDDFTNTKLDEYFYNPELSLYMDDAQFGGAVPSFSALRIQRNSLGAFDFGNGKDGLYGLKGNPALAGTALDDAVFGTLLLPGKGKPRSVDLWPIFHTGVPNVIPYQLATGKNGNPLAAGKPFINNFLPNGGDMLRLNMATPVTPRTDPAFSSLGIVAAAVAGLTDPAFNTTTDIQAIPNMDGFPNGRRLEDDVTRIELQAVSGIALAAIGLWYDDYKPGDANPVTAKLVNVLSYSTGVEKNDKAFKTSFPYLANPWGGQE is encoded by the coding sequence ATGGATCAAAACATCAATCTAAAACCTCGTCTTGATATCCTCAGGACATTTTTACTCTGCTTTTTGAGTGTCTTATGCGCTCAATCTTATGCGAGCAGTCATCGTGAAGCGCCTTTAATCGCCAACGATCCACTAGCTGACAACACTGACCTGTATGCTTTTCGAAGCCCCGACGACCCCAACACTATCACCATCATAGCCAACTATATCCCCGCGGAGTTGCCTTTTGGAGGTCCTAATTATTACACCTTTGGTGAAAATATTCGGTATGAGATACATATCGATAATGATGCATCTAAACCTGGTGATGAAATCATCTATCGATTCGAGTTTAAACGCGTCAATGAAGACCCTTCTACTTTTTTCAACATTCGATTAGGCAAGCAAAACATCAAAGCTACTTATACCATGAGTCGATCTACTGATGGAGGTAAAACTTTTATAGCGGTGATTATGGATGGTCCGGTACCACCAAATAATATTGGTCCCCGGTCTATCACTACAGGTGTAGGGTTAAACACCACCTATGATGCGCTGATCAGTGCATCTATCGTGAACTCCAGCACCGGTGAAAAAGTATTTTGTGGTCCTGTAGATGACCCATTTTATGTGGATCTCGGTGGAATTTTCGACTTGGGCAATTCTCCAAGGCAAGACAAAAACAACCGCGATGGAATCGCCAAATTTAATGTCCACACGATTGCTATCCAGATACCTATAGCCATGCTCCTCAAAACCGGCGCGAGTGCTACTCCAAACGGGATCCTGGATCCTAATTACGTGATCGGGGTATGGGCAAGCGCTAGCAGAAAATCTATCCGAACCCTGGGTTTCAAAGGAGCAACTTCAACTTATGATGGTGAATGGGTGCAGGTATCCCGATTGGGTATGCCCCTGACCAATGAAGCGGTCATCGCCATTAAAGACAAAGATCTATGGAATTCAATGACTCCTTATGATGATTTTACAAACACCAAACTAGATGAATATTTTTACAATCCGGAATTGTCATTGTACATGGATGATGCACAATTTGGAGGCGCTGTACCAAGTTTTAGTGCGCTGAGAATCCAAAGAAATAGCCTGGGAGCCTTTGATTTTGGTAATGGCAAAGATGGATTATACGGACTCAAGGGCAATCCTGCTTTGGCAGGAACTGCATTGGATGATGCAGTATTTGGCACTTTGTTATTGCCAGGCAAGGGCAAACCAAGATCTGTAGATTTGTGGCCTATATTCCATACAGGGGTACCCAATGTGATACCCTACCAATTGGCGACAGGCAAAAATGGTAACCCTTTGGCTGCCGGCAAACCATTCATCAACAATTTTCTGCCAAACGGGGGCGATATGCTCCGTCTCAATATGGCTACACCGGTCACTCCAAGGACAGACCCGGCCTTCAGCTCCCTGGGTATCGTCGCTGCTGCTGTAGCCGGCCTGACGGATCCTGCCTTTAATACTACTACAGATATCCAGGCTATACCCAATATGGATGGATTCCCTAATGGTAGAAGGTTAGAAGACGATGTCACCAGGATCGAACTCCAGGCTGTAAGCGGTATTGCACTGGCTGCTATTGGTCTTTGGTATGATGATTACAAGCCAGGTGATGCCAATCCGGTAACGGCCAAATTAGTTAATGTATTATCATATTCTACCGGTGTAGAAAAAAATGATAAAGCTTTCAAAACAAGCTTTCCCTATCTCGCCAACCCCTGGGGTGGACAGGAATAA